In Bosea vestrisii, the following are encoded in one genomic region:
- a CDS encoding acyl-CoA thioesterase — protein MNQAANTLLPIFDLESLGHNRFQGRSPDNGWTRVFGGQVIGQALYAACKTVEERQPHSLHAYFMLPGDPTIPIVYEVERLRDGGSFSTRRVLALQKDAAIFAMSASFQIAEPGYDHQMLMPMVPTPDELPDRDGMERDVLPHMPEAVRAYYRRERPIDIRPVELSRYAADAPREPKFNVWVKAAQKLPDEPALHQSVLAYASDLLLLDSSLVTHGTSVFDRRIQSASLDHALWFHRPFRADEWLLYAQDSPSASGARGFSRGLIFDREGHLVASVAQEGLIRPRPDRA, from the coding sequence ATGAACCAAGCCGCGAACACACTGCTCCCGATTTTCGATCTCGAATCGCTCGGACACAACCGGTTCCAGGGTCGCAGCCCCGACAATGGCTGGACCCGCGTCTTCGGCGGCCAGGTGATCGGCCAAGCGCTCTATGCCGCCTGCAAGACGGTGGAGGAGCGCCAACCCCATTCGCTGCATGCCTATTTCATGTTGCCGGGCGATCCGACAATTCCGATCGTCTATGAGGTCGAGCGGCTGCGCGACGGCGGCTCGTTCTCGACGCGGCGCGTGCTGGCACTGCAAAAGGACGCCGCGATCTTCGCGATGTCGGCTTCCTTCCAGATCGCCGAGCCCGGCTATGACCACCAGATGCTGATGCCGATGGTACCAACGCCCGATGAGCTGCCCGATCGCGACGGCATGGAGCGCGACGTTCTCCCGCACATGCCCGAGGCGGTGCGTGCCTATTACCGGCGCGAGCGGCCGATCGACATCCGCCCCGTCGAGTTGAGCCGCTACGCTGCGGACGCTCCGCGGGAACCTAAATTCAATGTCTGGGTCAAGGCTGCGCAGAAGCTGCCGGACGAGCCGGCGCTGCATCAGAGCGTGCTCGCTTACGCCTCCGACCTGCTGCTGCTCGATTCCAGCCTGGTTACTCATGGCACCAGCGTCTTCGATCGACGCATCCAGAGCGCCAGCCTCGACCATGCGCTCTGGTTCCACCGCCCCTTCCGCGCCGATGAATGGTTGCTCTACGCCCAGGACAGCCCCTCGGCCTCGGGTGCGCGCGGCTTCTCACGCGGGCTGATCTTCGATCGAGAGGGGCATCTCGTCGCCTCGGTCGCGCAGGAAGGCCTGATCCGGCCGCGCCCAGACCGCGCCTGA
- a CDS encoding P-II family nitrogen regulator: MKIVMAIIKPFKLEEVRDGLTAIGVHGLTVTEVKGYGRQKGHTEIYRGAEYAVSFLPKIKIEVAVTDDLVAKVIEAITAAARTGQIGDGKIFVSSIEKAVRIRTGETDGDAL, from the coding sequence ATGAAGATCGTGATGGCTATCATCAAGCCGTTCAAGCTGGAGGAGGTGCGCGACGGGCTCACCGCCATCGGCGTGCACGGGCTGACAGTGACCGAAGTCAAAGGCTATGGCCGTCAGAAGGGCCATACCGAGATCTATCGCGGCGCCGAATACGCCGTGAGCTTCCTGCCGAAGATCAAGATCGAAGTCGCCGTCACCGACGATCTCGTCGCCAAGGTGATCGAGGCGATCACCGCCGCCGCCCGCACCGGCCAGATCGGCGATGGCAAGATCTTCGTTTCGTCGATCGAGAAGGCCGTGCGCATCCGCACCGGCGAGACCGACGGCGACGCCCTCTGA
- a CDS encoding ammonium transporter — protein sequence MAGAALAQAPAAPPAPVPNKGDVAFMMSSTILVLLMTVPGLALFYGGLVRSKNMLSVLTQVFAIVCIVSLMWIIFGYSLAFTNGGGLNDFVGGFSKAFLRGVDGNSTAATFSNGVVIPEYVYIAFQMTFACITPALIVGAFAERMKFSALLLFIVLWVTFIYFPMAHMVWYWGGPDAVGNAAKALAEAGADGKVAAQAALDAVNADAGMLFKWGALDFAGGTVVHINAGIAGLVGCVLIGKRIGFGRELMAPHSLTMTLIGAALLWVGWFGFNAGSNLEANGTAGLAMINTFVATAAAAVAWLFVEWAVKGKPSMLGMVSGAVAGLVAITPAAGFAGPMGSIVLGLVAGAVCFVFCSTVKNALGYDDSLDVFGIHCIGGIIGALGTGILVNQALGGGGIPDYATKPGELVTATYEFGTAFMAQLKAVLFTLVFSGVGSAILYKIVDVIVGLRVPADQEREGLDIAEHGERAYHD from the coding sequence ATGGCCGGCGCCGCACTGGCTCAAGCCCCGGCCGCGCCGCCCGCCCCCGTGCCCAACAAGGGCGACGTCGCCTTCATGATGAGCTCGACGATCCTCGTCCTGCTGATGACCGTGCCGGGCCTCGCTTTGTTCTATGGCGGCCTCGTCCGCTCCAAGAACATGCTCTCGGTGCTGACCCAGGTCTTCGCCATCGTCTGCATCGTTTCGCTGATGTGGATCATCTTCGGCTACTCGCTCGCCTTCACCAATGGCGGCGGCCTCAACGACTTCGTCGGCGGCTTCTCCAAGGCCTTCCTGCGCGGCGTCGACGGCAACTCGACCGCCGCGACCTTCTCCAACGGCGTCGTCATCCCGGAATATGTCTACATCGCCTTCCAGATGACCTTCGCCTGCATCACGCCGGCCCTCATCGTCGGCGCCTTCGCCGAGCGCATGAAGTTCTCGGCGCTGCTGCTCTTCATCGTGCTCTGGGTCACCTTCATCTATTTCCCGATGGCCCACATGGTCTGGTACTGGGGCGGGCCTGACGCGGTCGGCAATGCCGCCAAGGCGCTCGCCGAGGCCGGCGCGGACGGCAAGGTCGCGGCCCAGGCGGCGCTCGACGCGGTCAACGCCGATGCCGGCATGCTGTTCAAATGGGGCGCGCTCGACTTCGCCGGCGGCACTGTGGTGCACATCAATGCCGGCATCGCGGGCCTGGTCGGCTGCGTGCTGATCGGCAAGCGCATCGGCTTCGGCCGTGAGCTGATGGCTCCGCACTCGCTGACCATGACGCTGATCGGCGCCGCCCTGCTCTGGGTCGGCTGGTTCGGCTTCAATGCCGGCTCCAATCTTGAAGCCAACGGCACCGCCGGACTCGCCATGATCAACACCTTCGTCGCCACCGCGGCGGCGGCGGTCGCCTGGCTGTTCGTCGAATGGGCGGTCAAGGGCAAGCCTTCCATGCTCGGCATGGTCTCGGGTGCCGTTGCCGGCCTCGTCGCGATCACCCCGGCGGCAGGCTTTGCCGGGCCGATGGGCTCGATCGTGCTCGGCCTCGTCGCCGGTGCGGTCTGCTTCGTCTTCTGCTCGACGGTGAAGAACGCGCTCGGCTACGACGACTCGCTCGACGTCTTCGGCATCCACTGCATCGGCGGCATCATCGGCGCGCTCGGCACCGGCATCCTGGTCAACCAGGCGCTTGGCGGCGGCGGCATCCCCGACTACGCCACCAAGCCCGGCGAGCTCGTCACCGCGACCTACGAATTCGGAACCGCCTTCATGGCCCAGCTCAAGGCGGTGCTGTTCACCCTCGTGTTCAGCGGCGTCGGCTCGGCGATCCTCTACAAGATCGTCGATGTGATCGTCGGCCTGCGCGTCCCGGCCGACCAGGAGCGCGAAGGCCTCGACATCGCCGAACATGGTGAGCGCGCCTATCACGACTGA
- a CDS encoding class I SAM-dependent methyltransferase produces MTSSFTIHDAAGYEQLMGRWSKKLALRFIDFAGLADGERVLDVGCGTGSLTFTLAASADLAEVVAIDYSPVFVAEATRRNSDARISIRQADACALPFEDRVFDRAMALLVLHFVPEAGKAIAEMARVVRRGGVVAAAVWDHYGGMPGMRMMVDTVAGLNEGGRQMRARYCFQPMMQPGEMKRAFAEQGLANVIETELMIRMDYRDFDDFWAPIAAGEGPLGKYVATLDAVERARVDEAVRDAYQAGRPDGPRSFASIAWACQGTVH; encoded by the coding sequence ATGACCTCAAGCTTCACCATCCACGATGCGGCCGGCTACGAGCAACTCATGGGCCGCTGGAGCAAAAAGCTCGCGCTCCGGTTCATCGACTTCGCCGGGTTGGCCGATGGCGAGCGCGTTCTCGACGTCGGTTGCGGCACCGGCAGCCTGACTTTCACGCTCGCTGCCTCCGCAGATCTCGCGGAGGTCGTCGCGATCGACTACTCGCCCGTCTTCGTCGCGGAGGCGACCCGGCGCAACAGCGACGCACGTATCAGCATCCGGCAGGCGGATGCCTGTGCCCTGCCATTCGAGGATCGCGTGTTCGACCGCGCAATGGCTCTGCTCGTGCTCCATTTCGTGCCCGAGGCCGGCAAGGCCATCGCCGAGATGGCCCGCGTCGTGCGGCGAGGCGGCGTGGTAGCGGCGGCCGTGTGGGACCACTACGGCGGCATGCCGGGCATGCGCATGATGGTCGACACCGTCGCCGGGCTGAACGAAGGGGGTCGTCAGATGCGCGCCCGTTATTGCTTCCAGCCGATGATGCAGCCGGGTGAAATGAAGCGGGCTTTCGCAGAGCAGGGTCTCGCGAACGTCATCGAGACCGAGCTGATGATCCGCATGGACTATCGGGATTTCGACGACTTCTGGGCGCCGATCGCTGCCGGCGAAGGGCCGCTCGGCAAATATGTGGCGACACTCGACGCTGTGGAGCGGGCGCGCGTCGACGAGGCCGTACGCGACGCCTACCAGGCCGGCCGGCCCGACGGCCCGAGATCTTTTGCGAGTATCGCCTGGGCCTGCCAGGGGACCGTCCATTGA
- a CDS encoding antibiotic biosynthesis monooxygenase family protein yields the protein MTDGDDRIARIARIWRGRTVPEKADAYADYLLEVGVRPLAKKALGAQMFREDRDTESEFVTISYWESVEAMSRFAGPDPRKIHHLERDAEFLIELPEAVQVLEIVLDRSSDGE from the coding sequence ATGACCGATGGCGATGACAGGATTGCGAGAATTGCCCGGATCTGGCGCGGCCGCACTGTGCCGGAGAAGGCCGACGCCTACGCGGATTATCTGCTCGAGGTCGGAGTCAGGCCGCTGGCCAAAAAGGCGCTCGGCGCGCAGATGTTCCGTGAGGATCGTGATACCGAGAGCGAGTTCGTGACGATCTCGTACTGGGAGAGCGTCGAGGCGATGTCGCGCTTCGCCGGGCCCGATCCACGCAAGATTCACCATCTCGAACGCGATGCCGAGTTCCTGATCGAACTGCCGGAGGCGGTGCAGGTGCTCGAGATCGTGCTTGACCGATCTTCAGACGGGGAGTGA
- a CDS encoding FtsK/SpoIIIE family DNA translocase encodes MRTIRRSSSLIDRLPDPVREFLSRRAAEIGGMAMLALMVAVAVALATWSVDDPSLNNATRGTVRNLLGRPGAMIADLAMQLLGLGVVALLLPPLLWSLRLIRFHLFDRSALKLVLWVVGIVSTAAVASALPATPRWPLPTGMGGVIGDALLHGTRNIVGLSGTALGGLVAFVFAGIAILSVTAAAGFGLVTDADPEPDSDDDPAWAESEDRRDDEPGLSVILIGWLAHGAMALKAAIMRRLPRPPQPASASTGSVPAPMQSGRVRREPNFTGGPEPYRSPVVAPELARAAAVRPKANAPAAYDDDEPFEAQDVRDLNAPRVAPPLTAPKPGKRLSREAQPSLLDRDTFELPPLTYLAEPKKLPANTVSTDALEQNATLLEGVLEDFGVRGEISQVRPGPVVTLYELEPAPGTKSSRVISLADDIARSMSAISARVAVVQGKNAIGIELPNAKRETVFLRELLASQDFEGTKHKLALCLGKTIGGEPVIADLARMPHLLVAGTTGSGKSVAINTMILSILYRLKPEECRLIMVDPKMLELSVYDGIPHLLTPVVTDPKKAVVALKWAVREMEERYKKMSKLGVRNIDGFNVRVGEALAAGEVITRTVQTGFDKHSGEAIYEEEAMDLSPLPYIVVIVDEMADLMMVAGKEIEGTIQRLAQMARAAGIHVVLATQRPSVDVITGTIKANFPTRISFQVTSKIDSRTILGEMGAEQLLGQGDMLYMAGGGRITRVHGPFVSDAEVEKVVAHLKTQGRPDYLDAVTAEEEAAGAEDEDGAVFDKSGMGQAESDDPYEQAVAVVLRDKKASTSYIQRRLQIGYNRAASIMERMENEGIVGPANHAGKREILVEAGRAREDED; translated from the coding sequence ATGCGCACGATCCGACGTTCCTCATCGCTGATCGACCGCCTGCCCGATCCGGTGCGCGAGTTCCTCTCGCGCCGCGCCGCCGAGATCGGCGGTATGGCGATGCTCGCGCTGATGGTCGCCGTCGCGGTCGCCCTCGCCACCTGGTCGGTGGACGATCCCAGCCTCAACAACGCCACGCGCGGCACCGTGCGCAACCTCCTCGGCCGGCCGGGCGCGATGATCGCCGATCTCGCCATGCAGTTGCTCGGCCTCGGCGTGGTCGCGCTGCTGCTGCCGCCGCTGCTCTGGTCGCTCAGGCTGATCCGCTTCCATCTCTTCGATCGCAGCGCGCTCAAGCTCGTGCTCTGGGTCGTCGGCATCGTTTCGACCGCCGCGGTGGCGAGCGCGCTGCCGGCAACGCCGCGCTGGCCGCTGCCGACCGGCATGGGCGGCGTGATCGGCGATGCGCTGCTGCATGGTACGCGTAACATCGTCGGGCTCTCCGGCACCGCGCTCGGCGGCCTCGTCGCCTTCGTCTTTGCCGGTATCGCTATCCTCTCGGTCACGGCAGCGGCCGGGTTCGGCCTCGTCACTGACGCCGACCCCGAGCCCGACAGTGACGATGATCCGGCCTGGGCCGAGTCGGAAGACCGCCGCGACGACGAGCCGGGCCTGTCGGTGATCCTGATCGGCTGGCTTGCCCATGGCGCCATGGCGCTGAAGGCCGCGATCATGCGCCGCCTGCCGCGACCGCCGCAGCCGGCCTCGGCGAGCACTGGATCGGTGCCCGCGCCGATGCAGAGCGGGCGGGTCCGCCGCGAACCGAATTTCACCGGCGGTCCGGAGCCTTACAGGTCACCTGTCGTTGCTCCCGAACTTGCTCGCGCCGCAGCCGTCAGGCCGAAAGCGAACGCTCCCGCGGCCTATGACGACGACGAGCCGTTCGAGGCGCAGGACGTGCGCGACCTGAACGCTCCGCGCGTCGCGCCGCCGCTGACCGCACCCAAGCCGGGCAAGCGCCTGTCGCGCGAGGCCCAGCCCTCGCTGCTCGACCGCGACACCTTCGAATTGCCGCCGCTGACCTATCTCGCCGAGCCGAAGAAGCTGCCGGCCAACACCGTCTCGACCGACGCGCTGGAGCAGAACGCCACCCTCCTGGAAGGCGTGCTCGAGGATTTCGGCGTGCGTGGCGAGATCAGCCAGGTTCGCCCCGGCCCGGTTGTGACGTTGTACGAGCTCGAGCCCGCGCCCGGGACGAAGAGCTCCCGCGTCATCTCGCTCGCCGACGACATTGCGCGGTCGATGAGCGCGATCTCGGCGCGTGTCGCGGTGGTGCAGGGCAAGAACGCGATCGGCATCGAACTGCCCAATGCCAAGCGCGAGACCGTCTTCCTGCGCGAGCTCCTGGCCAGCCAGGACTTCGAGGGTACCAAGCACAAGCTGGCGCTCTGCCTCGGCAAGACCATCGGCGGCGAGCCGGTGATCGCCGACCTTGCTCGCATGCCGCATCTGCTCGTCGCCGGCACCACCGGCTCGGGCAAGTCGGTCGCGATCAACACCATGATCCTGTCGATCCTCTACCGGCTGAAGCCGGAGGAGTGCCGGCTGATCATGGTCGATCCCAAGATGCTCGAGCTCTCGGTCTATGACGGCATCCCGCATCTGCTCACCCCCGTCGTCACCGACCCGAAGAAGGCGGTGGTCGCGCTGAAATGGGCGGTGCGCGAGATGGAGGAGCGCTACAAGAAGATGTCGAAGCTCGGTGTGCGCAACATCGACGGCTTCAACGTCAGGGTCGGCGAGGCCTTGGCCGCCGGCGAGGTCATCACCCGCACGGTCCAGACCGGCTTCGACAAGCATTCGGGCGAGGCGATCTACGAGGAGGAGGCGATGGACCTGTCGCCTCTGCCTTATATCGTCGTGATCGTCGACGAGATGGCCGACCTGATGATGGTCGCCGGCAAGGAGATCGAGGGCACGATCCAGCGCCTGGCGCAGATGGCCCGCGCCGCCGGCATCCATGTCGTGCTGGCGACGCAGCGTCCCTCGGTCGACGTGATCACCGGCACGATCAAGGCGAACTTCCCGACCCGGATCTCCTTCCAGGTCACCAGCAAGATCGACTCGCGCACCATCCTCGGCGAGATGGGCGCCGAGCAGCTGCTCGGCCAGGGCGACATGCTCTACATGGCCGGCGGCGGCCGGATCACCCGCGTGCACGGGCCGTTCGTCTCGGACGCCGAGGTCGAGAAGGTCGTGGCGCATCTGAAGACGCAAGGACGCCCGGACTATCTCGACGCGGTCACCGCCGAGGAGGAGGCCGCCGGAGCCGAGGACGAGGACGGGGCGGTCTTCGACAAGAGCGGCATGGGCCAGGCCGAGAGCGACGACCCCTATGAGCAGGCGGTCGCGGTCGTGCTGCGCGACAAGAAGGCCTCGACCTCCTACATCCAGCGCCGCCTGCAGATCGGCTACAACCGCGCCGCCTCGATCATGGAGCGGATGGAGAACGAGGGCATCGTCGGACCGGCAAACCACGCCGGAAAACGCGAGATCCTCGTCGAAGCCGGTAGAGCCAGAGAAGATGAGGACTGA
- a CDS encoding outer membrane lipoprotein carrier protein LolA, with translation MTSLSPMPALAAAALALALASGPVFAQPLDIKPSAQPAAPRAAQRAFPLPPIRPAGLGLPRTEAAAQSVPTASAPPPAQEPVVTANNEPRATPAAKPSRPSTPLSKAEAVERLNAYFNGFSTLQGDFIQFAADGRRFEGKLYIQRPGKMRFEYRPPVTMEVIADGTSVAIRDRKLATQDLYSIGQTPLKFLLKEQMNLEKDTIVTGVSTKGDILSLKLEDRSTLGGTSKITLNFDLAANALRQWVVIDPQGYETSVSVYNLDTQRRPDQKNFVINYERVL, from the coding sequence ATGACCAGTCTCTCGCCCATGCCAGCCCTCGCAGCCGCCGCTCTGGCGCTCGCGCTGGCATCGGGCCCGGTTTTCGCTCAGCCGCTCGACATCAAGCCCTCGGCGCAGCCGGCCGCGCCCCGTGCCGCCCAGCGGGCGTTTCCCTTGCCGCCGATCCGGCCAGCGGGCCTCGGCCTGCCGCGGACCGAGGCTGCGGCTCAGTCCGTCCCGACTGCATCGGCACCGCCCCCCGCGCAGGAGCCAGTCGTCACCGCGAACAACGAACCGCGCGCGACGCCGGCCGCCAAGCCGTCGAGGCCTAGCACTCCCTTGTCAAAGGCCGAAGCCGTCGAGCGATTGAACGCCTATTTCAACGGTTTCTCGACGCTGCAGGGCGATTTCATCCAGTTCGCCGCCGACGGCCGCCGCTTCGAGGGCAAGCTCTATATCCAGCGCCCGGGCAAGATGCGCTTCGAATACAGGCCGCCCGTGACGATGGAGGTCATCGCCGACGGGACTTCGGTGGCGATCCGCGACCGGAAGCTCGCCACCCAGGACCTCTACTCGATCGGCCAGACCCCGCTGAAGTTCCTGCTCAAGGAGCAGATGAACCTCGAGAAAGACACCATAGTCACCGGCGTCAGCACCAAGGGCGACATCCTCTCGCTCAAGCTCGAGGATCGCTCGACCTTGGGCGGCACCTCGAAGATCACGCTGAATTTCGACCTTGCCGCCAACGCGCTGCGGCAATGGGTGGTGATCGACCCGCAGGGCTACGAGACCTCGGTCTCGGTCTACAATCTCGACACCCAGCGTCGGCCCGACCAGAAGAATTTTGTCATCAACTACGAGCGCGTGCTCTGA
- the xth gene encoding exodeoxyribonuclease III, with protein MQLSVTTWNINSVRLRIGMVTDFLKTHQPDVLCLQETKTPDEQFPAKAFSEAGYIHQAFIGNKGYNGVAVVSKLPFSEKEAMAMCERNDARHMTVVLDQGAGAAAGIAIHNFYIPAGGDIADPEANPKFAHKLQFLDAIGAWGIARNPAGRPSILVGDLNIAPYEHDVWSHKQLLNVVSHTPIETSTLEKLRSELGWTDAARMLRPEPEKLYSWWSYRAADWQASNRGRRLDHIWLSDGLTPTLRDLSFLSEARGWERPSDHVPVTVQLEL; from the coding sequence GTGCAACTCTCCGTCACCACCTGGAACATCAACTCGGTGCGCCTGCGCATCGGGATGGTCACTGACTTCCTGAAGACCCACCAGCCTGATGTTCTCTGCCTGCAGGAGACCAAGACGCCGGACGAGCAGTTCCCGGCCAAGGCCTTCAGCGAAGCCGGCTACATCCATCAGGCCTTTATCGGCAACAAAGGCTATAACGGCGTCGCCGTCGTCTCGAAGCTGCCCTTCTCCGAGAAGGAAGCGATGGCGATGTGCGAGCGCAACGACGCCCGGCATATGACCGTCGTGCTCGACCAAGGCGCTGGCGCGGCCGCCGGAATCGCGATCCATAATTTCTACATCCCGGCCGGCGGCGATATTGCCGATCCCGAGGCCAATCCGAAATTTGCCCACAAGCTGCAATTTCTCGACGCCATCGGCGCCTGGGGCATTGCCCGCAACCCAGCGGGACGGCCGAGCATTCTGGTCGGCGACCTCAATATCGCCCCCTATGAGCACGACGTCTGGAGCCACAAGCAGCTGCTCAACGTCGTCAGCCACACCCCGATCGAGACCTCGACGCTGGAGAAGCTGCGCAGCGAGCTCGGCTGGACCGACGCCGCCCGCATGCTCAGGCCCGAGCCGGAGAAACTGTACAGCTGGTGGAGCTATCGCGCCGCCGACTGGCAGGCCTCGAACCGCGGCCGCCGGCTCGACCATATCTGGCTGTCAGATGGGCTGACGCCGACGCTGCGCGATCTCTCCTTCCTGAGCGAGGCACGCGGCTGGGAGCGCCCCTCGGATCACGTCCCGGTGACAGTCCAGCTGGAGCTCTGA
- a CDS encoding cyclic nucleotide-binding domain-containing protein, with product MSLNDDITLLARQPLLGLMDRDALRLVAFAAETRTLRAGDVLFRRGEGSDGAFLVISGTVALKREDDGRPADEVVGPGALIGELALFTALERPVTAIAREPTQVMRLARSVMRRVLGESPDSAQAIAAAVAERLHDFNRELASVGAALRAIDLR from the coding sequence ATGTCGCTCAACGACGACATCACCTTGCTGGCCCGTCAGCCGCTGCTGGGCCTGATGGATCGCGATGCGCTGCGCCTCGTCGCCTTCGCGGCCGAGACCCGGACGCTGCGCGCCGGCGATGTGCTGTTCCGGCGCGGCGAGGGCTCGGATGGGGCTTTTCTCGTCATATCCGGGACGGTGGCGCTGAAGCGCGAGGATGATGGCCGGCCGGCAGACGAGGTTGTGGGACCGGGTGCATTGATCGGCGAGCTCGCGCTGTTCACGGCGCTGGAGCGGCCAGTGACGGCGATCGCGCGCGAGCCGACCCAGGTGATGCGGCTGGCGCGCAGCGTGATGCGCCGCGTCCTCGGCGAATCACCCGATTCGGCGCAGGCAATTGCCGCTGCCGTCGCTGAGCGACTGCATGATTTCAACAGAGAGCTGGCTTCGGTCGGTGCGGCGCTCAGGGCGATCGACCTGCGCTGA
- a CDS encoding response regulator transcription factor yields MSATHHILLVDDDQTLRDALAEQLALYDEFKVSSSPTATASLKAVQAERIDLVVMDVGLPDMDGREAVKLMRKNGFKGPVVMLTGQGSDADTVLGLEAGANDYVVKPFKFAVLLARIRAHLRQYEASEDAIFQVGPYTFHPGSKLLVSAKGSKTKLTEKETAILRFLYRAGRKPIARETLLQEVWGYNSQVTTHTLETHIYRLRQKIEPDPANARLLVTDAGGYRLNP; encoded by the coding sequence ATGTCGGCTACCCACCATATCCTGCTGGTCGATGACGACCAGACCTTGCGCGATGCGCTCGCCGAGCAGCTCGCCCTCTATGACGAGTTCAAGGTATCGTCGTCGCCGACTGCGACGGCGAGCCTCAAGGCCGTTCAGGCCGAGCGTATTGACCTCGTGGTCATGGATGTTGGTCTGCCCGACATGGATGGTCGCGAGGCCGTGAAGCTGATGCGCAAGAACGGCTTCAAGGGGCCGGTGGTGATGCTGACCGGGCAGGGCTCGGACGCCGATACCGTGCTCGGGCTCGAGGCCGGCGCTAACGATTACGTGGTGAAGCCGTTCAAGTTCGCAGTGCTGCTGGCGCGCATTCGCGCGCATTTGCGGCAGTATGAGGCGAGCGAGGACGCGATCTTCCAGGTCGGGCCCTACACCTTCCATCCGGGCTCCAAGCTCTTGGTCAGCGCCAAGGGCTCGAAGACCAAGCTCACCGAGAAGGAGACGGCGATCCTGCGCTTCCTCTATCGTGCCGGCCGCAAGCCGATCGCGCGCGAGACGCTGCTGCAGGAAGTCTGGGGCTATAATTCGCAGGTCACGACGCACACGCTCGAGACCCATATCTACCGCCTGCGCCAGAAGATCGAGCCGGATCCCGCCAATGCACGGCTGCTCGTCACCGATGCTGGCGGCTACCGGCTGAACCCTTAA
- a CDS encoding L,D-transpeptidase family protein, translated as MKKRDNGAAAGGRLTRIVVVRSVRDRRQGFLIAGSAAFPCALGRSGIVVAKREGDGGTPRAKLPLRRVFYRADRLPRPSSLLPVRAITPRDAWCDDQKDRRYNRLIDRPPGEAEERLARADNLYDVIVELGWNDAPVQRGRGSAIFWHLARPGFTPTAGCVAVTGGIFGKVLPRLARRCAIVVS; from the coding sequence GTGAAAAAACGTGATAATGGCGCCGCAGCCGGCGGGCGGCTGACCCGGATCGTGGTGGTGCGCTCGGTGCGCGATCGCCGCCAGGGCTTCCTGATCGCCGGCTCGGCGGCTTTTCCCTGCGCGCTCGGCCGCTCCGGCATCGTCGTCGCCAAGCGCGAGGGCGACGGCGGTACGCCACGGGCCAAGCTGCCCTTGCGCCGGGTCTTCTACCGCGCCGACAGGCTGCCACGGCCCTCAAGCCTCCTGCCGGTCCGCGCCATCACGCCGCGCGACGCCTGGTGCGACGATCAGAAGGACCGGCGCTACAACCGCCTGATCGACCGCCCGCCCGGCGAGGCCGAGGAGCGGCTCGCCCGCGCCGACAACCTCTACGACGTCATCGTCGAGCTCGGCTGGAATGATGCGCCTGTCCAGCGCGGCCGCGGCAGCGCCATTTTCTGGCATCTCGCCCGACCGGGCTTCACGCCAACCGCCGGCTGCGTCGCCGTGACCGGCGGCATCTTCGGCAAGGTCCTGCCGCGGCTGGCGCGGCGCTGCGCGATCGTGGTGAGCTAA
- a CDS encoding glyoxalase superfamily protein: MTDSSSTEIGFGRVAAMFPVKDMERACAFYAGVLGFTKTFENGQPVGFMILKKGKAEIHLTLQKDHEAAPFNIAHMMVDNVDAFHELCRGHGLRIVKGLRDQDYGLRAFVFEDPDGNRIDVGQPI, encoded by the coding sequence ATGACTGATTCATCCTCGACCGAGATCGGCTTCGGCCGAGTTGCCGCGATGTTCCCCGTCAAGGACATGGAGCGCGCCTGCGCCTTCTATGCCGGCGTGCTCGGCTTCACCAAGACCTTCGAGAACGGCCAGCCGGTCGGCTTCATGATCCTCAAGAAGGGCAAAGCCGAAATCCATCTGACCCTGCAGAAGGATCACGAGGCCGCGCCCTTCAACATCGCCCATATGATGGTCGACAATGTCGACGCCTTTCACGAACTCTGCCGCGGTCACGGGCTACGCATCGTCAAGGGCCTGCGCGACCAGGACTACGGCCTGCGCGCCTTCGTCTTCGAGGACCCGGACGGCAACCGCATCGACGTCGGTCAGCCGATCTAG